In the Haloferula helveola genome, one interval contains:
- the parS gene encoding type II RES/Xre toxin-antitoxin system antitoxin, translating into MKYGDPPVVRSLLPKQDEVGTSSLREGPADLTPMVLRIREGLPFGEFHALRALLAIPEEELGRLLGISPATLNRRKKSRHLGTPESERVVRFARLFGIAMDVLGTEEAARGWLKTANPGTAGECPLSYADTEFGAREVENLLGRLDHGVF; encoded by the coding sequence ATGAAATATGGTGATCCACCGGTCGTTCGCAGCCTGCTGCCCAAGCAAGACGAGGTGGGCACCTCCTCTCTTAGGGAAGGCCCCGCGGACTTGACGCCGATGGTTCTTCGGATCCGGGAAGGCCTGCCATTTGGTGAGTTTCATGCACTTCGCGCACTTCTGGCGATCCCTGAGGAAGAACTCGGCAGACTACTGGGGATCTCCCCCGCCACCCTGAACCGCCGAAAAAAGAGTCGGCATCTCGGCACCCCGGAGAGCGAGCGGGTGGTTCGTTTCGCCCGCCTGTTCGGCATCGCCATGGATGTTCTCGGCACCGAAGAAGCGGCCCGCGGGTGGCTGAAGACGGCGAACCCCGGCACCGCCGGCGAGTGTCCGCTCTCCTATGCCGACACCGAGTTCGGCGCCCGGGAGGTGGAGAATCTTCTCGGCAGGCTGGATCATGGCGTCTTCTGA
- a CDS encoding cadherin repeat domain-containing protein: MLRPILALTGASLLASTSSAQTTANWTGSADQQWHNFVNWDILTVPNNGPGTYNAFLGGGAGLVFVNANTTIEDLTTQVGADLSISDGFTFTIRDVGDNNGVITLGGNINISRFAFNDSSGDLTVQLSGNGTIKLDHPNDRVGGGTNHTLVHSGGHTIEGHGSVGENALNFENSGFLIADSPGNPLILDPFSFFNNAGFLWASGGILQLQPGTYSNTGFGELRVADASEILVNGITLNDGAIEVLQTNGIASDNKLTINATSTFRNIRNEAALTVNDGRTLTLTGSGFTNNGPVVLASNVNLTRLSFTGSPTSEIKLDGNGTIFLDHALDEVGGSTNHTLTLDSPHDIVGGGRIGANALNVVNRSTVSATNGSVPLVIDPFSTWHNDGGVLSAYGGATALLNPGNYTCLNAGRFLIGDGSTLELNGITAFDPVFDVDNADPDPLNHLVRVTATSIFNSGTCDAVIRVDDGRTLTLQEDIFTHSTEIHLDAVTNFSTLSINGGGDLTMELAGTGTLFLDDPLDQLTGGTNHTLIHNASHRIEGFGRLGTNALNIINRGTIENGVGGQMLDIDPFVSFTNDGGTTTASNGATNRFFSGSYAVANGGRFIIGDGSTYDLRGGTWTDLTFEADDLDANPDNHMLDVNASMTFDRIVSDVTTTVADGLTLTLDESFTNNRTVHLQGLTNNSSLNFSDPTDLFVELNGTGSIILDSPTDRVTGPTNHTLVQGPDHEIRGGGQIGTNGLNIVNRGLILAELPGTDLLIDPFVTFLNDGGSLHAGPSTSVRLGAGSYSVANGGTYSVGEDAGFVFQGITMSDLTLSADDTDFDPLDHHGTIVNTSTFERVTNELALEINDGISLTLLGGDFINNNRVSPLAGSNPSTISINGTGSGNEVGVLGTGEILLDHPLDTITGQTNHLLVHGPDHTITGFGRLGLNSIDIVNKGQIVSASAGQTLDLSPRSTFTNDGGLLHAVDNAAIHFFQGTYRSQNSGVYSVAEDALFELSSVILEDLTLHADNTVGTYENHFANVSAASTFRRITNELAVSVNDGLTLTLDGGDFTNHGGVHLDANVNLCSLSINGTGVGNEITVKGTGAIFLDHPNDRITGQINHLLVQGAGHRIEGSGSIGTNSIYFRNEGLVDANRPAESLNFDLRGGSLENRGTLQATNGGTLATVEPISDINGTIFAGATSLIDVNGTVTQNSGTTAVDGTLEATSLSLDQSLLKGTGLVDCPTDATFSSVTPGNSTGTLSIGGTTTLGVGTSLGIEVAATLDHDVLTVTSGVLQLTGSTLRLDYLGGPTDVLATDTLTVVTAAGGVNGVFVNIGDGERLYTVDGVASFIVNYLPNSITLTDFIYDPNGPPNQPPVYTAFVENLNLDENTPVGTLVTTFHAYDPEGAIIEYSIGTPSVPFSIDPVNGELRVSGALNHEVQSSHLITIRAFDNLNYSDIVLTVDLNDLIDTNEEITESLLTEVGGPFEGETDPAIIAYDADPDQDGRINLFELWLATDPAVADLPTPFLLEPVDVSGSDHGSITVVVDGDVEDLLDVRVEFSFDLTLWRDATANRFLVSSSPPLRTLRFTDTVPLGPARRFFVRFRAEPDAEK, translated from the coding sequence ATGCTCCGCCCCATTCTTGCCCTCACGGGTGCCTCCCTGCTGGCTTCGACCTCTTCCGCCCAAACCACCGCCAACTGGACCGGCAGCGCCGACCAGCAATGGCACAACTTCGTCAATTGGGACATCCTCACGGTTCCGAACAACGGTCCCGGCACCTATAACGCGTTCCTGGGCGGCGGTGCCGGTCTGGTGTTCGTCAATGCGAACACCACCATTGAGGACCTGACGACTCAAGTGGGCGCCGATCTCTCGATCAGCGACGGCTTCACGTTCACGATTCGGGATGTCGGCGACAACAACGGCGTCATCACTCTCGGAGGAAACATCAACATCTCCCGCTTCGCGTTCAACGACTCGTCCGGCGATCTCACGGTGCAACTCTCCGGCAACGGCACCATCAAACTAGACCACCCGAACGACCGCGTCGGCGGCGGCACGAACCACACGTTGGTGCATAGTGGCGGACACACGATCGAAGGCCACGGCTCGGTAGGAGAAAACGCGCTGAATTTCGAGAACTCCGGTTTCCTGATCGCCGACTCCCCCGGGAATCCCCTGATCCTCGATCCCTTCTCTTTCTTCAACAACGCAGGCTTCCTCTGGGCGTCCGGCGGCATCCTCCAGCTTCAGCCGGGCACCTACAGCAACACTGGCTTCGGAGAACTCAGGGTGGCCGATGCCTCGGAGATTCTGGTGAACGGAATCACCCTCAATGACGGAGCGATCGAGGTCCTTCAGACCAACGGCATCGCCAGTGACAACAAACTCACCATCAACGCCACCTCGACTTTCCGAAACATCCGCAACGAGGCGGCACTGACGGTTAACGATGGACGCACGCTCACCCTCACAGGAAGCGGCTTCACCAACAACGGGCCGGTCGTGCTCGCATCCAACGTCAACCTGACCCGCCTGAGTTTCACAGGCTCTCCCACGTCGGAGATCAAGCTGGACGGCAACGGCACGATCTTCCTCGATCACGCCCTCGACGAGGTCGGCGGATCCACCAACCACACGCTCACCCTCGACTCGCCTCACGATATCGTCGGCGGCGGAAGAATCGGGGCGAACGCCCTCAACGTCGTCAACCGAAGTACCGTTTCGGCAACCAACGGATCGGTCCCGTTGGTCATCGATCCGTTTTCCACGTGGCATAACGACGGCGGGGTCCTCTCGGCGTATGGCGGCGCGACCGCGCTGCTCAACCCGGGAAACTACACCTGCCTCAACGCGGGGCGGTTCCTGATCGGCGACGGCTCGACGCTTGAGCTGAACGGCATCACCGCCTTCGACCCGGTATTCGACGTCGACAACGCCGACCCGGACCCCCTCAACCACCTTGTCCGGGTCACGGCGACTTCCATCTTCAATTCGGGAACCTGCGATGCGGTGATCCGGGTCGACGACGGACGCACGCTGACCCTCCAGGAGGACATATTCACCCACAGCACGGAGATCCACTTGGATGCCGTGACCAATTTCAGCACTCTCTCGATCAATGGCGGCGGTGACCTGACCATGGAGTTGGCGGGCACCGGCACTCTGTTTCTCGACGACCCGCTTGACCAGTTGACCGGCGGCACCAATCACACCCTGATCCACAACGCCAGCCATCGGATCGAGGGATTCGGAAGACTGGGTACGAACGCCCTGAACATCATCAACCGGGGGACGATCGAGAACGGAGTCGGCGGTCAAATGCTTGATATCGACCCGTTTGTCAGCTTCACCAACGACGGCGGCACCACAACCGCATCGAACGGAGCGACGAACCGCTTCTTCTCGGGGAGCTATGCGGTCGCCAACGGTGGTCGTTTCATCATCGGTGACGGGTCGACCTACGATCTTCGCGGCGGAACGTGGACCGACCTCACGTTCGAAGCGGACGACCTCGACGCGAACCCCGACAACCACATGCTTGATGTGAACGCATCAATGACCTTCGACCGGATCGTCAGCGATGTCACCACAACGGTCGCGGATGGCCTGACACTGACCCTCGACGAGTCATTCACCAACAACCGCACTGTCCATCTTCAAGGTTTGACCAACAACAGCTCGCTCAATTTCTCGGATCCGACGGACCTTTTCGTCGAACTGAACGGAACCGGAAGCATCATCCTCGATTCTCCAACGGACCGCGTGACCGGCCCCACCAATCACACTCTCGTCCAGGGACCGGACCATGAGATCCGCGGAGGCGGCCAGATCGGCACCAACGGCCTGAACATCGTCAACCGGGGATTGATCCTCGCGGAGTTGCCCGGAACAGACCTCCTGATCGATCCCTTTGTCACGTTCCTGAATGACGGCGGCAGCCTGCACGCGGGACCCTCCACTTCCGTCCGCCTTGGCGCAGGATCCTATTCGGTCGCCAACGGCGGCACCTATTCCGTAGGCGAGGATGCCGGATTCGTCTTCCAGGGAATCACCATGTCCGACCTCACGCTTTCGGCGGACGACACCGACTTTGACCCGCTCGACCACCACGGAACGATCGTCAACACATCGACCTTCGAGCGCGTGACGAACGAACTGGCGCTTGAGATCAACGACGGCATCAGCCTGACGCTCTTGGGAGGCGACTTCATCAACAACAACCGCGTCAGTCCACTCGCCGGGTCCAACCCCAGCACCATTTCGATCAACGGCACGGGTTCGGGCAACGAGGTCGGCGTTCTCGGCACCGGTGAGATCCTGCTCGACCACCCTCTCGACACCATCACCGGACAAACCAACCACCTCCTCGTCCATGGTCCGGACCACACGATCACCGGTTTCGGCAGACTCGGCCTGAACAGCATCGATATCGTGAACAAAGGGCAGATCGTCTCAGCATCGGCGGGACAGACCCTCGACCTCAGTCCGCGATCCACATTCACCAACGATGGAGGGCTGCTTCATGCGGTCGACAATGCGGCCATCCACTTTTTCCAAGGTACCTACCGCTCTCAGAATTCAGGCGTTTACTCGGTGGCCGAGGACGCCCTGTTCGAACTCAGCAGTGTCATCCTCGAGGATCTGACCCTGCACGCCGACAATACCGTCGGCACCTACGAGAACCACTTTGCCAACGTTTCCGCGGCAAGCACCTTCCGGCGGATCACGAACGAGCTGGCAGTCAGTGTGAACGACGGACTCACTCTGACCCTCGATGGCGGTGACTTCACCAACCACGGCGGCGTACATCTCGACGCGAACGTCAATCTCTGCAGCCTCTCCATCAACGGAACCGGAGTTGGCAACGAAATCACGGTCAAGGGCACCGGCGCCATTTTCCTCGACCATCCGAACGACCGGATCACCGGACAGATCAATCACCTCCTCGTTCAGGGAGCGGGGCACCGTATCGAAGGGTCCGGCTCCATCGGAACCAACAGCATCTACTTCCGCAACGAAGGGCTGGTGGATGCCAACCGGCCGGCAGAGAGCCTCAACTTCGACCTGCGGGGCGGATCGCTGGAGAACCGCGGCACGTTGCAGGCGACGAACGGAGGGACTCTTGCGACCGTCGAGCCGATCTCCGACATCAACGGCACCATCTTCGCGGGTGCCACGAGCCTGATCGATGTGAACGGAACGGTGACCCAGAACTCCGGCACCACAGCCGTCGACGGCACTCTGGAAGCCACATCGCTCTCTCTCGACCAGTCGCTTCTCAAGGGCACCGGTCTCGTCGACTGCCCGACCGACGCGACCTTCTCCTCGGTGACCCCGGGGAACTCCACCGGCACGCTTTCCATCGGCGGCACCACCACTCTTGGCGTCGGCACTTCGCTCGGGATCGAGGTTGCCGCCACCTTGGACCACGATGTTCTCACCGTGACCTCGGGAGTCCTCCAATTGACAGGCTCGACCTTGCGCCTCGACTACCTCGGCGGCCCGACCGATGTCCTGGCGACCGACACCCTGACCGTCGTAACCGCCGCCGGCGGAGTCAACGGGGTCTTCGTGAACATTGGTGACGGCGAGCGGCTCTACACGGTCGATGGTGTCGCCAGCTTCATCGTCAACTACCTGCCGAACTCGATCACCTTGACGGACTTCATCTACGATCCGAACGGACCTCCGAACCAACCGCCGGTTTACACCGCGTTCGTCGAGAATCTGAATCTCGACGAGAACACGCCTGTCGGGACACTGGTCACGACCTTCCATGCCTACGACCCGGAAGGAGCGATCATCGAATACTCGATCGGCACCCCGTCCGTCCCGTTCTCGATCGACCCGGTCAACGGCGAACTGCGCGTTTCCGGAGCTCTCAATCACGAGGTGCAATCGAGTCATCTCATTACCATCCGGGCCTTCGACAACCTCAACTACTCGGACATCGTCCTGACCGTCGATCTCAACGATCTGATCGACACCAACGAAGAGATCACCGAGTCGCTACTGACCGAAGTCGGGGGACCGTTCGAAGGAGAAACAGACCCGGCGATCATCGCCTACGACGCCGACCCCGATCAGGACGGCAGAATCAACCTGTTCGAGCTGTGGCTCGCCACGGATCCTGCCGTCGCCGACCTGCCGACTCCCTTCCTCCTCGAGCCGGTCGATGTCTCCGGGTCGGATCACGGTTCGATCACCGTGGTCGTCGATGGCGATGTCGAGGACCTGCTCGACGTCCGGGTTGAGTTCTCGTTCGATCTCACCCTGTGGCGCGACGCCACCGCCAACCGCTTCCTCGTTTCGAGTTCCCCACCGCTCCGCACGCTGCGGTTCACCGACACCGTGCCGCTCGGGCCCGCCCGGAGATTCTTCGTCAGATTCCGTGCCGAGCCCGACGCCGAGAAGTAG
- the eno gene encoding phosphopyruvate hydratase gives MDHTTIVEIRGREIIDSRGNPTVEVDVILDCGVRGRAAVPSGASTGEHEAHELRDGDKSRYLGKGVLKAVENVNTKLAPALCGMLATDQASIDAAMQAIDGTRNKGEIGANAILGVSMAVAKAAAEACGLPLYKYLGGPNAKVLPVPMMNIINGGSHSDAPIAFQEFMIRPVGAPTFSEAIRMGAEVFHSLKKVLHDRGLSTAVGDEGGFAPTFSGTEDALDTISLAVEKAGYKVGDDIKFALDCASSEFFEDGVYNYAKFEGEGGAKRGSQEQAAYLAELCEKYPIDSIEDGCDENDWDGWKALTDKVGDKIQLVGDDLFVTNVDFLQKGIDLGVANSILVKVNQIGSLTETFDAVELAKENRYTAVMSHRSGETEDNTIADLAVATNCGQIKTGSMSRSDRIAKYNQLLRIEEELGNDAVYGTGKFKAGS, from the coding sequence ATGGACCATACGACCATTGTTGAAATCCGCGGCCGCGAGATCATCGATTCGCGCGGCAATCCGACTGTCGAAGTCGACGTCATCCTCGACTGCGGCGTGCGCGGCCGCGCCGCTGTTCCGAGTGGCGCGTCGACGGGCGAGCACGAGGCCCACGAACTCCGCGACGGCGACAAGTCCCGCTATCTCGGCAAGGGCGTGCTCAAAGCCGTCGAGAACGTCAACACGAAGCTCGCGCCCGCTCTGTGCGGCATGCTGGCGACCGACCAGGCGTCGATCGATGCCGCGATGCAGGCCATCGACGGCACCCGCAACAAGGGTGAGATCGGTGCGAATGCGATTCTCGGTGTCTCGATGGCGGTCGCCAAGGCCGCTGCCGAAGCCTGCGGCCTGCCGCTCTACAAGTACCTCGGCGGCCCGAACGCGAAGGTGCTTCCGGTGCCGATGATGAACATCATCAATGGTGGCTCACACTCCGACGCGCCGATCGCCTTCCAGGAATTCATGATCCGTCCGGTGGGCGCTCCGACATTCAGCGAGGCGATCCGAATGGGTGCCGAAGTCTTCCACAGCCTCAAGAAGGTTCTCCACGACCGTGGCCTCAGCACCGCGGTTGGCGACGAAGGTGGCTTCGCGCCGACCTTCAGCGGTACCGAGGACGCTCTCGACACCATCTCGCTGGCGGTCGAGAAGGCCGGCTACAAGGTGGGGGATGACATCAAGTTCGCCCTCGACTGCGCTTCTTCCGAGTTCTTCGAGGACGGCGTTTACAACTACGCCAAGTTCGAAGGCGAAGGCGGTGCCAAGCGCGGCTCTCAAGAACAAGCGGCCTACCTCGCCGAGCTTTGCGAGAAGTACCCGATCGACTCGATCGAGGACGGCTGCGACGAGAACGACTGGGATGGCTGGAAGGCCCTGACCGACAAGGTTGGCGACAAGATCCAGTTGGTTGGCGACGACCTCTTCGTCACCAACGTCGACTTCCTCCAGAAGGGGATCGACCTCGGCGTCGCCAACTCGATCCTGGTGAAGGTGAATCAGATCGGCTCCCTGACCGAGACTTTCGATGCCGTCGAACTGGCCAAGGAGAACCGCTACACCGCGGTCATGAGCCACCGTTCCGGCGAGACCGAGGACAACACGATCGCCGATCTTGCCGTGGCGACCAACTGCGGCCAGATCAAGACCGGCTCGATGAGCCGCTCCGACCGGATCGCGAAGTACAACCAGTTGCTCCGCATCGAGGAGGAACTCGGCAACGACGCGGTTTACGGCACCGGCAAATTCAAGGCCGGTAGCTGA
- a CDS encoding RES family NAD+ phosphorylase translates to MASSEKRITAYRIVAPRWVDTAFSGDGAQKFGGRWNSPGRRVVYLANSRALAALETLVHLTTPGSRAKAFVIIPTSIPITGVISAEITTEPRATGDPWITNRRSLALRVPSAIVPGEFNFLLNPSHPDFSKIEAGDPQPFGFDDRLWP, encoded by the coding sequence ATGGCGTCTTCTGAAAAGCGAATCACCGCCTATCGGATCGTGGCCCCCCGATGGGTGGACACCGCCTTTTCCGGTGACGGCGCCCAGAAGTTCGGCGGCCGGTGGAATTCGCCTGGCCGACGCGTCGTCTATCTGGCCAACAGCAGGGCTCTGGCGGCGCTCGAAACCCTCGTGCATCTGACCACCCCCGGCAGCCGTGCGAAGGCATTCGTGATCATCCCGACTTCGATACCGATAACCGGAGTGATTTCTGCGGAAATCACAACCGAACCGCGGGCCACTGGCGATCCTTGGATCACCAACCGGCGCTCGCTCGCCCTCCGCGTTCCCTCGGCAATCGTTCCAGGGGAGTTCAACTTCCTGCTCAACCCTTCCCACCCGGATTTTTCGAAAATCGAGGCGGGAGACCCGCAACCATTCGGATTCGACGACCGGCTTTGGCCCTGA
- the thiC gene encoding phosphomethylpyrimidine synthase ThiC, with amino-acid sequence MISPDSKELTPENAHRRGDYTGNFIEEIDNSDEIAAIEKDPTVFPNSSRVYVNGTVHPTVRVPMREIRLSDTEHPNGRTEPNPPIRVYDCSGPWGDPCFEGDVTQGLPALRRDWILGRADVEEYDGRNIKPEDNGYISDAHAEKYNENKAAKNKLKEYPGLKRKPLRASSGHPVTQLWYARQGVITPEMEFIAIRENMGRMEEFKTICDRYPDPQDLPDDASERLKQLCATPEGYNMPRPSEIDPHRQVARNAMNHQHPGQAYGAMIPKLITPEFVRDEVARGRAIIPANVNHPELEPMIIGRNFLVKINANIGNSAVASTIDEEVEKMRWATKWGADTVMDLSTGKNIHATREWILRNSPVPIGTVPIYQALEKVNGRIEDLSWELFRDTLIEQAEQGVDYFTIHAGVLKRFVPHTAKRMTGIVSRGGSIMAKWSLHHDEENFLYTHWDEICDICAAYDVSFSIGDGLRPGSIADANDYAQLAELEIQGELTLRAWEKGCQVMNEGPGHVPLHLIQENMQKQIEWCHEAPFYTLGPLTTDIAPGYDHITSGIGAANIGWYGCAMLCYVTPKEHLGLPNRDDVREGVITYKISAHAADLAKGHPAAQERDNAISKARFEFRWRDQFALGLDPARAISFHDETLPAEGAKSAHFCSMCGPTFCSMKITADVRKYAEEHGYVEKS; translated from the coding sequence ATGATCTCTCCCGACTCCAAAGAACTGACGCCCGAGAACGCCCACCGCCGCGGCGATTACACCGGCAACTTCATCGAGGAAATCGACAACAGCGACGAGATCGCCGCGATCGAGAAGGACCCGACCGTCTTCCCCAACTCCTCCCGGGTCTACGTGAACGGAACGGTGCACCCGACCGTCCGCGTGCCGATGCGCGAGATCCGGCTTTCCGACACCGAGCACCCGAACGGCCGGACCGAACCGAATCCGCCGATCCGCGTTTATGACTGCTCCGGTCCGTGGGGTGATCCGTGCTTCGAGGGCGATGTGACCCAAGGCCTTCCCGCCTTGCGCCGCGACTGGATCCTCGGACGCGCCGATGTCGAGGAATACGACGGCCGGAATATCAAACCCGAGGACAACGGCTACATTTCCGATGCCCACGCGGAGAAATACAACGAGAACAAGGCGGCGAAGAACAAGCTGAAGGAATACCCGGGCCTCAAGCGAAAGCCTTTGCGCGCTTCGTCAGGCCATCCGGTGACCCAGCTTTGGTATGCCCGCCAGGGAGTCATCACTCCCGAGATGGAGTTCATCGCGATCCGCGAGAACATGGGCCGGATGGAGGAGTTCAAGACGATCTGTGACCGTTATCCGGATCCGCAAGACCTTCCCGATGACGCCTCCGAGCGCCTGAAGCAGCTCTGCGCGACGCCCGAGGGCTACAACATGCCCCGCCCGTCCGAGATCGACCCGCACCGGCAGGTGGCCCGCAACGCGATGAACCACCAGCACCCGGGCCAGGCCTACGGTGCGATGATCCCCAAGCTCATCACCCCCGAGTTCGTCCGCGATGAGGTCGCACGCGGCCGGGCCATCATCCCCGCCAATGTCAATCACCCGGAACTCGAACCGATGATCATCGGCCGCAACTTCCTCGTGAAGATCAACGCCAACATCGGCAACTCGGCGGTGGCATCGACCATCGACGAGGAGGTCGAGAAGATGCGCTGGGCGACGAAATGGGGCGCCGACACCGTGATGGATCTCTCCACCGGCAAGAACATCCACGCCACCCGCGAGTGGATCCTGCGCAACTCCCCCGTCCCGATCGGCACCGTGCCGATCTACCAGGCGCTTGAGAAGGTCAACGGCCGGATCGAGGACCTGAGCTGGGAACTGTTCCGCGACACGCTCATCGAACAGGCCGAGCAGGGCGTCGACTACTTCACGATCCACGCCGGCGTGCTGAAGCGCTTCGTCCCCCACACCGCCAAGCGCATGACCGGGATCGTGTCGCGCGGCGGATCGATCATGGCCAAGTGGTCGCTCCACCACGACGAGGAGAACTTCCTCTACACCCATTGGGACGAGATCTGCGACATCTGCGCCGCCTATGACGTCAGCTTCTCCATCGGAGACGGGCTGCGCCCCGGATCGATCGCCGACGCCAACGATTACGCCCAGCTCGCGGAACTCGAGATCCAGGGTGAGCTGACGCTCCGAGCGTGGGAGAAAGGCTGCCAGGTGATGAACGAAGGACCGGGACACGTTCCGCTGCACCTCATCCAGGAGAACATGCAGAAGCAGATCGAATGGTGCCACGAAGCGCCCTTCTACACGCTCGGCCCGCTGACGACGGACATTGCTCCGGGATACGACCACATCACCTCGGGTATCGGAGCGGCCAACATCGGTTGGTACGGCTGCGCGATGCTCTGCTACGTGACGCCCAAGGAACACCTCGGCCTCCCGAATCGCGACGATGTGCGCGAGGGAGTCATCACCTACAAGATCTCCGCCCACGCCGCCGATCTCGCCAAGGGCCATCCGGCCGCCCAGGAGCGCGACAACGCGATCTCCAAGGCGCGCTTCGAATTCCGATGGCGCGACCAGTTCGCCCTCGGTCTCGACCCGGCCCGGGCGATCAGCTTCCACGACGAGACCCTTCCCGCCGAAGGAGCCAAGTCCGCCCACTTCTGTTCGATGTGCGGACCGACCTTCTGCTCGATGAAGATCACCGCCGACGTCCGGAAGTACGCCGAGGAACACGGCTACGTGGAGAAGAGCTAG